A single window of Flavobacterium sp. 140616W15 DNA harbors:
- a CDS encoding sterol desaturase family protein: protein MATTHNSNSKLTRDLGISLLIYSLPVLAIYLYFKLSNGIVSESHITLPSFLEFVKPAFQNIRSWGLIAFMLVLGIIEFAAGLYDDQWTGEERKIDIVCFLAPKLLLPPVIAFFSLTVLPYVIPNLENSLSWVPFWGGFFLIAIADDLTQYWYHRLHHQVPFLWRFHRTHHSAPYMGMAMASRQNFIYTVFFSQIYLTATLTYLGLGLPALFVLVIKSFITLGAHSSIAWDKPFYKYKVLHPIAWVLERLISTPATHHAHHADTSGDGIGHFKGNFGNMFFIWDMIFGTGLITRKFPKSYGMKSYKQEEWYAQFLWPIFKSKKEGSALVEGVLAVPLTQKANNTPSQSPVYFEQQTQS, encoded by the coding sequence ATGGCAACAACTCATAACTCAAATAGCAAACTAACAAGAGATTTAGGAATTAGTCTTTTAATATACTCATTGCCTGTATTAGCAATTTACTTATATTTTAAACTGAGTAATGGGATCGTAAGTGAATCACATATTACATTACCATCCTTTTTAGAATTTGTAAAACCTGCATTTCAGAATATCCGCAGTTGGGGATTAATTGCATTTATGTTAGTTTTAGGTATCATAGAATTTGCAGCTGGCTTATATGATGATCAATGGACTGGCGAAGAACGAAAAATAGATATCGTTTGTTTTCTTGCTCCAAAATTACTTTTGCCTCCTGTTATTGCTTTTTTTAGTTTAACAGTTTTACCATATGTAATTCCGAATCTAGAAAATTCACTTTCGTGGGTTCCTTTTTGGGGAGGTTTTTTCTTAATTGCTATAGCCGATGATTTAACTCAATATTGGTACCATCGCTTGCATCATCAAGTACCCTTTTTATGGCGTTTTCATAGAACACACCATTCGGCTCCATACATGGGAATGGCAATGGCTTCTAGACAAAATTTTATCTATACTGTATTCTTTTCTCAAATATACTTAACAGCAACCCTAACTTATTTAGGATTAGGATTACCTGCTTTATTTGTTTTGGTGATAAAAAGTTTTATCACTTTGGGAGCACATTCAAGTATTGCTTGGGACAAACCATTTTACAAATACAAAGTTTTACATCCAATTGCGTGGGTATTAGAACGATTAATTTCGACTCCAGCCACTCATCATGCACATCATGCTGATACTAGCGGAGACGGAATTGGACATTTTAAAGGCAACTTTGGTAATATGTTTTTTATTTGGGATATGATTTTTGGAACTGGTTTAATAACACGCAAATTTCCAAAATCATATGGAATGAAATCATACAAACAAGAAGAATGGTATGCACAATTTCTTTGGCCAATATTCAAATCTAAAAAAGAAGGAAGTGCCTTAGTTGAAGGAGTGCTTGCAGTTCCATTAACACAAAAAGCAAACAATACTCCTTCGCAAAGTCCTGTTTATTTTGAACAACAAACTCAATCTTAA
- a CDS encoding thioredoxin domain-containing protein → MKNSKLKNSLTALVLLFTLIGFSQDKNPNVVPLEVFYTKIKSQKKPQIIDARGADEFALNHINGAVNFNLQSENYAKHIASLDKSKPVFIYSIGAGRSVALEKELLKNGFKEAYSLEGGIANWIGNGKPFYANPDSYRDKSKLSLTEYNKIIADNNTVLVDIGSKYCAPCKKVKPILETIRAQYGSNLKIVEIELEDSPQVIADLKTINVFPTLLLYKKGKIIFKKEGISDLKNDLDVALN, encoded by the coding sequence ATGAAAAATTCAAAACTTAAAAATAGCCTCACAGCACTCGTCTTGCTATTTACACTAATCGGTTTTTCACAAGATAAAAACCCGAATGTAGTACCATTGGAAGTATTTTATACAAAAATAAAAAGTCAAAAAAAACCTCAAATAATTGATGCACGAGGTGCTGATGAATTTGCTCTGAACCATATTAATGGCGCTGTCAATTTTAATTTACAATCCGAAAATTATGCCAAGCATATAGCTTCATTAGACAAATCAAAACCTGTGTTTATCTATTCAATTGGAGCTGGGCGAAGTGTAGCCTTAGAAAAAGAATTATTAAAGAATGGCTTCAAAGAGGCCTACAGTTTAGAAGGGGGAATTGCAAACTGGATTGGAAATGGAAAACCATTTTATGCTAATCCCGATAGCTATCGGGATAAAAGTAAATTATCCTTAACTGAATACAATAAAATTATTGCCGATAATAATACTGTTTTAGTAGATATTGGATCTAAATACTGTGCTCCATGTAAAAAAGTAAAACCTATTTTAGAAACAATTCGAGCGCAATATGGTAGCAATTTAAAAATTGTTGAAATCGAACTCGAAGACAGTCCACAGGTAATTGCAGATTTAAAAACCATAAACGTTTTCCCAACCTTGCTTTTATACAAAAAAGGAAAAATCATATTCAAAAAAGAAGGTATTAGCGATTTAAAAAATGATCTTGATGTGGCTTTGAATTAA